A genomic window from Serratia liquefaciens includes:
- a CDS encoding YeiH family protein, with the protein MATNTTHDFPTRQFPLFGLPRLVPGLLLTGAITALAVWVGDIPWVAGLGLGALTLAILLGILVGNTVYPWLQPSCHGGVQLAKQRLLRLGIILYGFRLTFQQIADVGTTGIIIDALTLSTTFLLACWLGKKVFGIDSQTAMLIGAGSSICGAAAVMATEPVLKADSNKVAVAVSTVVVFGTLAIFAYPWLYQLNEHFQWLPFNQESFGIFTGSTIHEVAQVVAAGHAIGPDAENAAVIAKMIRVMMLAPFLLLLSGYISRSRSAGSTGSQAEKSAITIPWFAVLFIAVAGLNSFNLLPATLVKHLITADTWMLAMAMAALGLTTHISAVRQAGVKPILLATLLFVWLIVGGGAINLLVQHFI; encoded by the coding sequence ATGGCGACCAATACCACACACGATTTTCCAACGCGGCAATTTCCTCTATTCGGCCTACCTCGGCTGGTGCCGGGGCTGCTGCTGACCGGCGCCATCACTGCGCTGGCGGTCTGGGTTGGTGATATTCCCTGGGTAGCCGGGCTGGGACTGGGCGCGCTGACGCTGGCCATTTTGCTGGGTATTTTGGTGGGCAATACGGTTTACCCCTGGCTGCAACCGAGCTGCCATGGCGGTGTTCAACTCGCCAAACAGCGTTTACTGCGCCTCGGGATTATCCTTTACGGTTTTCGCCTGACGTTTCAGCAAATTGCTGATGTGGGCACCACCGGCATCATCATTGATGCATTAACCCTGAGCACCACATTCCTGCTCGCCTGCTGGCTGGGTAAAAAAGTGTTCGGTATCGACAGCCAGACCGCGATGCTGATTGGCGCCGGCAGCAGCATTTGCGGCGCGGCGGCCGTGATGGCGACCGAGCCGGTGCTGAAAGCCGACTCCAACAAGGTAGCGGTGGCGGTAAGCACCGTGGTAGTGTTCGGTACGCTGGCGATCTTCGCTTATCCGTGGCTGTACCAGTTGAACGAACATTTCCAGTGGCTACCGTTTAATCAGGAAAGTTTCGGCATCTTTACCGGTTCAACCATTCATGAAGTGGCGCAAGTGGTCGCGGCCGGGCACGCTATCGGGCCGGATGCTGAAAACGCCGCGGTCATCGCCAAAATGATCCGCGTCATGATGCTGGCCCCTTTCCTGCTGCTGCTCTCAGGCTACATCAGCCGCAGCCGTAGCGCAGGAAGCACCGGCAGCCAGGCGGAAAAATCCGCCATCACCATTCCGTGGTTTGCGGTGTTGTTTATTGCCGTTGCCGGACTGAACTCGTTCAACCTGCTGCCGGCGACGCTGGTGAAACACCTGATTACCGCCGATACCTGGATGTTGGCGATGGCCATGGCGGCGCTGGGGTTGACCACCCACATCAGCGCGGTGCGCCAGGCCGGGGTTAAACCGATTCTGCTCGCCACGCTGCTGTTCGTTTGGCTGATTGTTGGCGGCGGCGCCATTAACCTGCTGGTACAACATTTTATCTGA
- a CDS encoding amino acid permease produces the protein MAQQDIKTSGQPAPGLRRELKARHLTMIAIGGSIGTGLFVASGATVSQAGPGGALLSYALIGLMVYFLMTSLGELAAFMPVSGSFSTYGAKYVEEGFGFALGWNYWYNWAVTIAVDLVASQLVMTYWFPDTPGWIWSALFLCLMFLLNYISVKGFGEAEYWFSLIKVTTVIIFIAIGVLMIFGILKGGEHAGWQNWTIGDAPFAGGFSAMIGVAMIVGFSFQGTELIGIAAGESENPGKNIPRAVRQVFWRILLFYIFAILIISLIIPYTDPSLLRNDVKDISVSPFTLVFQHAGLLSAAAVMNAVILTAVLSAGNSGMYASTRMLFTLASEGKAPRIFAKLSKGGVPRNALYATTVVAGLCFLSSMFGNQSVYLWLLNTSGMTGFIAWLGIAISHYRFRRGYMIQGRDLNDLPYRSGFFPLGPIFAFVLCLIITLGQNYQAFLQDRIDWYGVTATYIGIPLFLIIWFGYKLTRGTRVVKYSEMEFPKMDVN, from the coding sequence ATGGCTCAGCAGGATATAAAAACATCGGGGCAACCAGCACCCGGATTGCGGCGCGAGCTGAAGGCGCGGCACTTAACCATGATTGCTATTGGTGGTTCTATCGGCACCGGTCTGTTTGTCGCCTCTGGCGCGACCGTTTCGCAGGCAGGCCCAGGCGGGGCGTTGCTGTCTTATGCGTTGATTGGGCTGATGGTGTACTTCTTGATGACCAGCCTGGGTGAACTGGCGGCCTTTATGCCGGTGTCCGGTTCTTTCTCCACCTACGGCGCCAAATATGTAGAAGAAGGTTTTGGCTTCGCGCTGGGCTGGAACTACTGGTACAACTGGGCGGTGACCATCGCCGTTGACCTGGTGGCCTCGCAGCTGGTGATGACGTACTGGTTCCCGGATACTCCCGGTTGGATCTGGAGTGCGCTGTTCCTGTGCCTGATGTTCCTGTTGAACTACATTTCGGTTAAAGGCTTCGGTGAAGCGGAATACTGGTTCTCACTGATCAAGGTGACCACCGTCATCATCTTTATCGCTATCGGCGTGCTGATGATTTTCGGCATCCTCAAAGGGGGCGAGCACGCGGGGTGGCAGAACTGGACCATCGGCGACGCGCCGTTTGCCGGAGGATTCTCGGCCATGATAGGCGTGGCGATGATCGTCGGCTTCTCGTTCCAGGGGACCGAGCTTATCGGTATCGCGGCCGGCGAATCTGAAAATCCGGGCAAAAATATCCCGCGCGCGGTGCGTCAGGTGTTCTGGCGTATCCTGTTGTTCTATATCTTCGCGATCCTGATTATCAGCCTGATCATTCCCTATACCGATCCGAGCCTGCTGCGCAATGACGTGAAAGACATCAGCGTCAGCCCGTTCACCTTGGTGTTCCAGCATGCCGGTTTGCTGTCGGCGGCGGCGGTGATGAACGCGGTGATCCTGACGGCGGTATTGTCTGCCGGTAACTCCGGGATGTACGCCTCAACCCGTATGCTGTTTACTCTGGCGTCGGAAGGCAAAGCGCCGCGTATCTTCGCCAAGCTGTCGAAGGGCGGGGTGCCACGTAACGCGTTGTATGCGACGACCGTGGTTGCGGGCCTGTGCTTCCTGAGCTCGATGTTCGGCAATCAGTCGGTTTACCTGTGGCTGCTGAACACCTCGGGCATGACCGGCTTCATCGCCTGGTTGGGGATAGCCATCAGCCATTACCGCTTCCGTCGCGGTTATATGATCCAGGGTCGTGATCTGAACGATTTACCTTATCGTTCCGGCTTCTTCCCGCTGGGCCCGATCTTTGCCTTTGTGCTGTGCCTGATCATCACCCTGGGTCAGAACTATCAGGCGTTCCTGCAAGACCGGATCGACTGGTACGGCGTGACCGCGACCTATATCGGCATTCCGCTGTTCCTGATCATTTGGTTCGGTTACAAGCTGACGCGCGGCACCCGTGTCGTGAAGTACAGCGAAATGGAATTCCCGAAAATGGACGTGAATTAA
- a CDS encoding GGDEF domain-containing protein — MRSRIPALTPKKPALLHWLVQSPRLADDAQLQRQMRLTLVPSPTTPWWNAAGVALLLLAYIWLSHQAIGVGLLLLLLLLTGGRWWLARPNPPRWPNAMLVTVLLWCALVGAVALMAMLSGRMVLIVFAGLLITGLAFWLMQRHAAAPRFALLEIMVLTLPYLLAAPLSRVQNLFLLADIIPLWLVLAHGLTTSYHRQLAERVTLSAEKQKAAHQDHLTGFLNRAGGEAVMQDICRPSATAHPLSHLFIFEFTPLAALYQSHGVQIGDDVLRTIGERLKMLVRPSDFVCRYTGGQFLILVHDLPYGSEGEFLARFIPALEAPYSFGAFGEVSLQLNTGVLALTQDYQSVDSLMSAAQQALTAKGKEQEVRG, encoded by the coding sequence ATGAGAAGTCGAATACCTGCGTTAACGCCTAAAAAACCCGCCCTGCTGCACTGGCTGGTACAAAGCCCACGGCTGGCGGATGACGCCCAATTACAACGCCAGATGCGGCTTACGTTGGTGCCTTCTCCCACCACCCCTTGGTGGAATGCCGCCGGCGTGGCACTGCTGCTGCTGGCCTATATCTGGCTGAGCCATCAGGCGATCGGCGTGGGTCTGTTGCTGCTGCTGCTGTTGCTGACCGGCGGGCGTTGGTGGCTGGCGAGACCCAATCCCCCCCGCTGGCCCAACGCAATGCTGGTGACGGTACTGCTGTGGTGCGCACTGGTGGGCGCGGTCGCCCTGATGGCCATGCTTTCTGGCCGCATGGTGCTCATCGTGTTCGCCGGCTTGTTGATTACCGGGTTGGCGTTCTGGCTGATGCAACGGCACGCCGCAGCACCGCGTTTTGCCCTGCTGGAAATCATGGTGCTGACGCTGCCCTATTTGCTGGCCGCGCCGCTGTCACGCGTGCAAAACCTGTTTTTACTGGCGGATATCATCCCGCTGTGGCTGGTGTTGGCCCATGGATTGACCACGTCTTATCATCGCCAACTGGCTGAGCGCGTTACCCTGAGCGCAGAAAAACAGAAAGCCGCCCATCAGGATCATTTGACCGGTTTCCTCAACCGCGCAGGGGGTGAGGCCGTGATGCAGGATATTTGTCGTCCTTCGGCGACGGCACATCCGCTTTCCCATCTGTTTATTTTCGAATTTACCCCACTGGCGGCGTTGTATCAGAGCCACGGTGTACAGATCGGTGATGACGTGCTGCGCACCATTGGCGAACGCCTGAAAATGCTGGTCCGGCCCAGTGATTTTGTCTGCCGCTATACCGGCGGTCAGTTTCTGATCCTGGTTCACGATCTGCCTTACGGCTCCGAAGGTGAATTTTTGGCACGCTTCATTCCGGCGCTGGAAGCCCCCTACAGTTTTGGCGCATTCGGTGAGGTGTCGCTGCAGCTCAATACCGGTGTATTAGCTTTAACGCAGGATTATCAATCGGTTGACAGTTTGATGAGCGCGGCGCAGCAGGCGCTGACGGCAAAAGGGAAGGAACAGGAAGTCAGGGGATAA
- a CDS encoding ABC transporter ATP-binding protein, with protein MNQGLRIEGFSAGYPKRQVISNLAVPMLPRGQITVLLGPNGSGKSTLLRSLAGLNPAQGQLWLDDIDLMQMPFARRAEKVVYLPQSLPAGVHLHVLESIIVAQRASGGRSNAGSEAEVMALLEQLGIAHLALSYLDQLSGGQKQLVGLAQSLIRQPSLLLLDEPLSALDLNYQFHVMDLVRKETRKRNIITVVVVHDINIALRHGDHVLMLQDGELIADGAPEEVITPQSLARVYGVRGRIERCSQGTPQVLIDGLVNQPSI; from the coding sequence ATGAATCAGGGATTGCGTATTGAAGGTTTCTCCGCCGGTTATCCCAAGCGCCAGGTGATCAGTAATCTGGCGGTCCCGATGCTGCCGCGCGGACAAATCACCGTGCTGCTGGGGCCGAACGGCAGCGGCAAGTCGACGCTGCTGCGCTCTTTGGCGGGCTTAAACCCGGCGCAGGGGCAACTGTGGCTGGACGACATTGATTTGATGCAGATGCCATTTGCCCGTCGCGCGGAAAAGGTGGTGTATCTGCCGCAGTCGTTGCCTGCCGGGGTACATTTGCACGTGCTGGAGTCGATCATCGTGGCGCAACGCGCTTCGGGTGGCCGCAGCAACGCCGGCAGCGAAGCGGAGGTGATGGCGCTGCTGGAACAGCTTGGCATTGCCCACCTGGCGCTGAGCTATCTCGATCAGCTTTCCGGCGGGCAGAAACAGTTGGTGGGGTTGGCGCAATCGCTGATCCGCCAGCCTTCGTTGCTGCTGCTGGACGAACCCCTGAGCGCGCTCGATCTTAACTATCAGTTCCACGTGATGGATTTGGTACGCAAAGAGACGCGCAAACGCAATATCATCACGGTGGTGGTGGTGCATGACATTAATATAGCTTTGCGTCATGGCGATCACGTGCTGATGCTGCAGGATGGCGAATTGATTGCCGACGGTGCTCCGGAAGAGGTGATCACGCCGCAGAGTCTGGCGCGGGTGTATGGCGTTCGTGGGCGTATTGAGCGCTGCTCGCAGGGCACACCGCAGGTGTTGATTGATGGATTGGTGAACCAACCGTCGATTTGA
- a CDS encoding FecCD family ABC transporter permease, translating into MSVSTDPMPDAKGKPDVNVMGRYHHILRHRLLMMGVLALAIMGSLLLDFTMGPSGLSLSSLWQTLIDPAAADAGTRVIVWDIRLPYALMAVVVGFALGLAGAEMQTILNNPLASPFTLGVSSAAAFGAALAIVLGIGVPGIPDQWFISANAFIFALFAALMLDGITRWTRVATSGVVLFGIALVFTFNALVSMMQFIASEDTLQGLVFWTMGSLARASWDKLGILLGVFAVLLPLSMMSSWKLTALRLGEDRAVSFGIDVRRLRLTTLLRISILSALAVAFVGPIGFIGLVAPHIARMIFGEDHRFYLPASALIGALVLSMASVASKNLIPGIIIPVGIVTSLVGVPFFLSIILRHRGNV; encoded by the coding sequence ATGAGCGTATCCACCGATCCTATGCCTGACGCCAAGGGGAAACCCGACGTCAACGTCATGGGGCGTTATCACCATATTCTCCGCCACCGTTTATTGATGATGGGGGTGTTGGCACTGGCGATTATGGGTTCGCTGCTGCTGGATTTTACCATGGGCCCATCCGGGCTTTCTTTGTCTTCCCTGTGGCAAACCCTGATTGATCCTGCGGCGGCCGACGCCGGCACGCGGGTTATCGTCTGGGATATCCGCCTGCCTTACGCCTTGATGGCGGTGGTGGTGGGCTTTGCGCTTGGCCTGGCCGGCGCAGAAATGCAGACCATCCTGAACAACCCGCTGGCCAGCCCCTTTACCCTCGGCGTCTCTTCTGCCGCGGCTTTTGGTGCGGCGCTGGCTATCGTGTTGGGGATTGGCGTTCCGGGCATTCCCGATCAATGGTTTATTTCCGCTAACGCCTTCATATTCGCCCTTTTTGCCGCATTGATGCTGGACGGCATTACGCGTTGGACTCGGGTTGCCACCTCTGGCGTGGTGCTGTTTGGCATCGCGCTGGTGTTCACCTTTAACGCACTGGTTTCCATGATGCAGTTTATTGCCAGCGAAGACACGCTGCAGGGGCTGGTGTTCTGGACCATGGGCAGCCTGGCGCGCGCCTCGTGGGACAAACTGGGTATCTTGCTCGGCGTATTCGCCGTGCTGCTGCCGCTGTCGATGATGAGCTCGTGGAAGTTGACCGCGCTGCGTCTGGGGGAGGATCGCGCTGTCAGCTTCGGTATCGACGTGCGCCGTTTGCGCCTGACGACCCTGTTGCGCATCAGCATTCTTTCCGCGCTGGCGGTGGCCTTTGTCGGGCCTATCGGTTTTATCGGCCTGGTAGCGCCGCACATCGCCCGAATGATCTTCGGTGAAGATCACCGATTTTATCTGCCGGCCAGCGCCTTGATTGGTGCGTTGGTACTGTCGATGGCCTCCGTGGCGTCGAAAAACCTGATCCCGGGCATTATCATTCCGGTGGGCATCGTCACCTCGCTGGTGGGCGTGCCGTTCTTCCTGAGCATTATTCTGCGTCATCGGGGGAATGTATGA
- the yieE gene encoding DNA-binding transcriptional regulator YeiE — translation MHITLRQLEVFTEVLKSGSTTQASVVLALSQSAVSAALADLEGQLGVQLFDRVGKRLVINEHGRLLYPKALALLEQAGEIEQLFRHDGGALRIAASSTIGNYMLPEMIARYRQDFPATPLELNVGNSQDVIGAVADFRVDLGLIEGPCHMPELVTQPWLEDELVVFAAPDNPLAGQPLTLAMLANAPWILRERGSGTREVLDHLLLAHLPHFQLVMELGNSEAIKHAVRHGIGISCLSRRVIGEQLASGVLVELQLPLPPLMRTLYLIHHRQKHISNALQRFLGYCTLAS, via the coding sequence ATGCATATCACCTTACGTCAATTGGAAGTTTTTACCGAAGTGCTGAAAAGCGGTTCGACCACGCAGGCCTCGGTCGTTCTGGCGTTATCGCAATCGGCGGTCAGCGCGGCGCTGGCCGATCTGGAAGGGCAATTGGGCGTGCAGTTGTTCGATCGTGTCGGCAAGCGTTTGGTTATCAATGAGCATGGGAGGTTGTTGTATCCGAAGGCGCTGGCGTTGCTCGAGCAGGCGGGGGAGATTGAGCAACTGTTCCGCCATGACGGCGGCGCGCTGCGCATCGCGGCCAGCAGCACCATCGGCAACTATATGTTGCCGGAGATGATCGCCCGTTATCGGCAAGATTTTCCCGCCACGCCGCTGGAGCTCAATGTGGGAAACAGTCAGGACGTGATCGGGGCGGTTGCGGATTTTCGGGTCGATTTAGGCCTGATCGAGGGCCCTTGCCATATGCCGGAGCTGGTCACCCAGCCCTGGCTGGAGGATGAGCTGGTGGTGTTCGCTGCGCCGGACAATCCGCTGGCGGGTCAGCCTTTGACGTTGGCGATGTTGGCCAATGCGCCGTGGATCCTGCGGGAACGCGGCTCGGGCACGCGTGAAGTGCTGGATCATCTGCTGCTGGCGCATCTGCCGCACTTTCAGCTGGTGATGGAACTGGGGAACTCGGAAGCGATCAAGCATGCGGTGCGCCACGGCATTGGCATCAGTTGCCTGTCGCGGCGGGTGATCGGCGAACAGTTGGCCAGCGGCGTGCTGGTGGAGCTGCAGTTGCCGTTGCCGCCCTTGATGCGAACGCTTTACCTGATCCATCACCGGCAAAAGCATATCTCCAACGCGCTGCAGCGTTTTCTTGGCTACTGCACGCTTGCGTCCTAA
- a CDS encoding siderophore ABC transporter substrate-binding protein, translating to MTLRRSPMVLALLACMALAGCNGKVRTPAADAPATVSFQHLNGTTEVKKHPQRVVVLDYASLETLQLLGVEPLALPGNRTLLPDSLKQHQNGKYLNAGTLFEPDMATLRAAKPDLILIAGRSSKAYTELSGIAPTLNMAIDPQDQLGSLKQRTLQLGELFDKQQQAQAAVDKLDAEIAAIKPQVAKAGRGLVVLFSGGKISAYAPKSRFSFTYDALGFSSALQSENPDVRGNKLSPEQVAQLNPDWLFIIDRDAATGRPNAVAPQKILTTTALKNTVAVKKGQVVYLPAAEVYLSGGIITSQHIVERVAEALNKK from the coding sequence ATGACATTACGCCGCTCCCCTATGGTTCTCGCCCTGCTGGCCTGTATGGCACTGGCCGGCTGTAACGGCAAGGTTCGCACACCGGCCGCGGATGCTCCTGCGACCGTAAGTTTTCAACATCTTAACGGTACCACCGAAGTGAAAAAGCACCCACAGCGCGTGGTGGTGCTGGACTATGCTTCGCTGGAAACATTGCAGTTGCTGGGCGTAGAGCCGTTGGCACTGCCGGGCAATCGCACCCTGCTGCCGGACAGCCTGAAGCAGCACCAGAATGGCAAATACCTTAATGCCGGTACCCTGTTTGAACCGGATATGGCCACGCTACGCGCCGCCAAACCGGATCTGATCCTGATCGCCGGTCGTTCCTCCAAGGCCTATACCGAACTCAGCGGCATTGCGCCGACGTTGAATATGGCAATCGATCCGCAGGATCAACTGGGCAGCCTGAAACAACGCACTCTGCAACTGGGTGAATTGTTCGACAAACAGCAGCAGGCTCAGGCGGCCGTAGACAAGCTGGATGCCGAAATTGCGGCGATCAAACCGCAGGTGGCCAAAGCCGGGCGCGGCCTGGTGGTGCTGTTCTCCGGGGGTAAAATCAGCGCTTACGCGCCCAAGAGCCGCTTCAGCTTTACCTATGACGCTCTCGGCTTCTCGTCGGCACTGCAAAGCGAGAACCCTGATGTGCGCGGCAATAAGCTGTCGCCAGAGCAGGTGGCTCAGTTGAACCCGGATTGGCTGTTTATCATCGATCGCGATGCGGCTACCGGTCGTCCGAACGCGGTAGCTCCGCAGAAGATCCTCACCACCACGGCGTTGAAAAACACCGTAGCGGTCAAGAAAGGTCAGGTGGTTTATCTGCCGGCGGCTGAGGTCTATCTTTCTGGCGGCATCATCACCAGCCAGCATATCGTCGAACGCGTCGCCGAGGCGCTGAACAAGAAGTAA
- a CDS encoding ligand-gated channel protein: protein MEKPRYNKLTALIIATLTSAGAVAAQPDAQDTMVVTASGFQQKIQDSPASISVIPRQQIEDKAYRDITDALKDVPGVVVTGGGSSSDISIRGMSSKYTLILVDGKRVDTRGTRPNSDNSGIEQGWLPPLEAIERIEVVRGPMSSLYGSDAMGGVINVITRKTSTTQAWKGSLHGDATFQENSNSGDIFQTNAYASGPLIEGLLGLRVNGLLSRRAEDQILNGFNEQRMRSGTAVFSLTPNEQNDFDFEIGRSLQDRNSTPGKSMATENCRNKKCTPNSASDSLYTRTNYAVTHNGYYDFGNTTSYIQREETNNPGRNMKMYNTIFNTQNQFELGAHMLNLGGQYRYEKLSDGGNQLAAADKLNQLTRWSWALFAEDEWAMTNDFSLTSGIRMDQDQNYGNHWTPRMYGVWHLTEQFTLKGGVSAGYRSPDLRQSSAGWGQITGGGRTSIIIGNPDLKPEKSLSEEIGVMWDNQKGLNAGVTLFNTDFKDKITEVRRCDSGDGDAQCMLGNTPYYFISDRTNVDKANMRGVEATFGWEITKDWQLTTNYTYTSSEQKSGNFQGKPLNQMPKHMVNSVLDWQATHDVSLWSRVNFRSKTSDYMGRAAMAKSTPSYTFVDAGLSYQANKNLMVTGGVYNILDKTVDYDNYNTVLDGRRYTVGMTYNF from the coding sequence ATGGAAAAGCCACGTTATAACAAATTAACCGCATTGATCATTGCTACATTGACCAGCGCCGGCGCCGTCGCTGCGCAACCAGACGCTCAGGACACCATGGTGGTAACCGCTTCCGGTTTCCAGCAGAAAATCCAGGACTCCCCGGCGTCCATTTCGGTCATCCCACGTCAGCAAATTGAAGACAAAGCCTACCGCGACATTACCGATGCGTTGAAAGACGTGCCGGGCGTCGTCGTGACCGGCGGTGGCAGCAGCAGCGATATCAGCATCCGCGGCATGTCCTCCAAATACACCTTGATCCTGGTCGACGGCAAACGCGTAGACACCCGCGGCACGCGCCCGAACAGTGACAACTCCGGTATTGAACAAGGCTGGTTGCCGCCGTTGGAAGCGATTGAACGCATCGAAGTGGTACGTGGCCCGATGTCTTCTCTGTACGGTTCCGACGCCATGGGCGGCGTGATCAACGTCATCACCCGCAAAACCTCCACCACTCAGGCATGGAAAGGCTCACTGCACGGCGACGCCACCTTCCAGGAAAACAGCAATTCCGGCGATATTTTCCAGACCAACGCCTACGCTTCCGGTCCGCTGATTGAAGGCCTGCTGGGCCTGCGGGTCAACGGCCTGCTGTCGCGCCGCGCCGAAGACCAAATCCTCAACGGCTTCAACGAACAGCGCATGCGCAGCGGCACCGCGGTATTCAGCCTGACGCCAAACGAACAAAACGACTTCGATTTCGAAATTGGCCGCTCTTTGCAGGATCGTAACAGTACGCCGGGCAAATCCATGGCGACCGAAAACTGCCGCAATAAAAAGTGTACGCCGAACAGTGCCAGCGACAGCCTCTACACCCGTACCAACTACGCGGTAACCCACAACGGTTATTACGATTTCGGTAATACCACCAGTTATATTCAGCGCGAAGAGACCAATAACCCGGGCCGCAACATGAAGATGTATAACACCATCTTCAACACCCAGAATCAGTTCGAATTAGGCGCTCACATGCTGAACCTGGGCGGCCAGTACCGTTACGAAAAATTGAGTGACGGGGGCAATCAGTTAGCCGCAGCCGATAAGCTGAACCAGCTGACACGCTGGAGCTGGGCGCTGTTTGCCGAAGACGAATGGGCGATGACCAACGACTTCAGCCTGACCAGCGGCATTCGTATGGATCAGGATCAGAACTACGGCAACCACTGGACGCCGCGCATGTACGGCGTCTGGCACCTGACTGAACAATTTACGCTGAAAGGCGGTGTCTCCGCCGGCTACCGTTCACCGGATCTGCGTCAATCCTCCGCCGGTTGGGGGCAAATCACCGGCGGTGGTCGTACTTCAATCATTATCGGTAACCCGGATCTGAAGCCAGAGAAGAGCCTGAGCGAAGAGATCGGCGTGATGTGGGACAACCAAAAAGGGCTGAACGCCGGTGTCACTCTGTTTAACACCGACTTCAAAGATAAAATCACCGAAGTGCGCCGCTGTGACAGCGGTGACGGCGACGCGCAATGCATGCTCGGCAACACACCTTATTACTTTATCAGCGACCGCACCAACGTCGATAAAGCCAATATGCGCGGCGTAGAAGCGACTTTCGGTTGGGAAATCACCAAAGACTGGCAGTTGACCACCAACTATACCTACACCTCTTCCGAACAGAAAAGCGGGAATTTCCAGGGCAAGCCGCTGAACCAAATGCCGAAGCATATGGTTAACAGCGTATTGGACTGGCAGGCTACGCACGATGTCAGCCTGTGGTCGCGCGTTAACTTCCGCAGCAAGACTTCAGACTACATGGGCCGTGCAGCCATGGCCAAGAGCACGCCGTCTTACACCTTTGTCGATGCCGGACTGAGCTACCAGGCGAATAAAAACCTGATGGTAACCGGCGGAGTCTACAACATCCTCGACAAGACCGTCGATTACGATAACTACAATACCGTGCTCGATGGCCGCCGTTACACCGTCGGCATGACCTACAACTTCTGA
- the nfo gene encoding deoxyribonuclease IV produces MKFVGAHVSASGGVDQAVIRAHELEATAFALFTKNQRQWKAAPLPADVIDKFKSACAQYGYGPGQILPHDSYLINLGHPVTEALEKSREAFLDEMQRCEQLGLTLLNFHPGSHLLQIEEDKCLARIAESINMVLDKTEGVTAVIENTAGQGSNLGFKFEHLAAIIDGVEDKSRVGVCIDTCHAFAAGYDLRTEETCEQTFKALGDIVGFKYLRGMHLNDAKSEFGSRVDRHHSLGEGNIGKTVFSYIMRDDRFDNIPLILETVNPDIWAEEIAWLKAQQ; encoded by the coding sequence ATGAAGTTTGTCGGTGCACATGTCAGCGCGTCAGGCGGCGTGGATCAGGCGGTTATCCGCGCGCACGAATTAGAGGCGACCGCATTCGCCCTGTTCACCAAAAATCAGCGTCAATGGAAGGCTGCCCCGCTGCCTGCCGACGTGATCGATAAGTTTAAAAGCGCCTGTGCGCAGTACGGCTACGGCCCAGGGCAGATCCTGCCGCACGACAGCTATCTGATTAACCTTGGCCACCCGGTGACCGAAGCGTTGGAAAAATCCCGCGAAGCCTTCCTTGATGAAATGCAGCGCTGCGAACAGCTGGGGCTGACTCTGCTGAACTTCCACCCCGGCAGCCACCTGCTGCAGATTGAGGAAGACAAATGCCTGGCACGCATCGCCGAATCCATCAACATGGTGCTGGACAAGACTGAAGGCGTGACGGCCGTGATCGAAAACACCGCCGGTCAGGGCAGCAATCTGGGCTTCAAATTTGAACATTTGGCGGCGATTATCGATGGCGTGGAAGACAAAAGCCGCGTCGGCGTTTGCATCGATACCTGTCACGCCTTTGCCGCCGGTTACGATCTGCGTACCGAAGAAACCTGCGAGCAGACGTTTAAAGCGCTCGGCGACATCGTGGGCTTCAAGTACCTGCGTGGCATGCACCTGAACGATGCCAAGAGTGAGTTTGGCAGCCGCGTCGACCGCCACCATAGCCTGGGTGAAGGCAATATCGGTAAAACGGTGTTCAGCTATATCATGCGCGACGATCGTTTCGACAATATTCCGCTGATCCTGGAAACCGTGAACCCGGATATCTGGGCGGAAGAGATTGCCTGGCTGAAGGCACAGCAGTAA